atatttatatatatatgaacaattCTTTGGtaatgttaaaaaaaaaaaaacatataaacaaataaaaaaaaaaaataaataaatgaaaaacaaaaagGGATATTATTTCCCTAAACATagtatttaaaaattattaaaaaaaaaaaaaaaataaaacaatatataactaaaacttatgtaataatatatatatatatatatatatatatatttatttatttatttatttatttatttattcattttgtaattatataaacaaagATATTTATACAACAAACATCTTAATAAGTCAATAGCgaacatatattttttttttttttttttttatttatttattaattcatactctatatttaaaaaaataaaaataatataaaaaattactTCCTTTTGTTTATCTTGAAAACAagttatttttatttgatgAATTAAAGACACTATTAAAATTGGATGTGGTAGTTTTCTgttgaaatatattattattattattattgttattattattattttgaaatatattattatttgacATATTCGTATTCATACtaaatgtattttttgTCATATTCGTATTCGTGCTGGatatgaaattattatttgtattttgAAATAGCTTATTATTGAACATATTATTGTTAgatgtattattatttaataatgaattattcgatatattattattattatttgttcCTAATAAACTACTTTTTGAACCgaacatattattatttgtattgaacatattattatttgtattgaacatattattatttgtattaaacatattattatttgtattaagcacattattatttgtattaaacatattattatttgtattaagcacattattatttgtattaagcatattattatttgtattaagcatattattatttgtattaaacatacttttatttg
The DNA window shown above is from Plasmodium gaboni strain SY75 chromosome Unknown, whole genome shotgun sequence and carries:
- a CDS encoding hypothetical protein (conserved Plasmodium protein, unknown function) — protein: SSSNNLFSNNNINSSSSNNLFSNNNINSSSSNNLFSNNNMFNTNTNKSMFNTNNNMLNTNNNMLNTNNNVLNTNNNMFNTNNNVLNTNNNMFNTNNNMFNTNNNMFNTNNNMFGSKSSLLGTNNNNNISNNSLLNNNTSNNNMFNNKLFQNTNNNFISSTNTNMTKNTFSMNTNMSNNNIFQNNNNNNNNNNNIFQQKTTTSNFNSVFNSSNKNNLFSR